The genomic window TTTCAGTCGCTTCTGATCTTTGCTGCGGAGAGCTATTAGAACAGCTTTTTCGATATCTTGAATCATAACTATATCCCGGATTAATTAAAATCTGTTATATCGTCTTTGCTTTCTAAGAAGTTTTAAAGCTTTTCTGCGTGCTTCTTTTTCTTTTCTGCGACGCTTCACAGATGGCTTTTCATAATAGTTATTCTTCTTAATATCAGAAAGCAATCCGGCTTTTTCGCAAGATTTTTTGAATTTTCTCAGTGTTACCTGGAAAGATTCACCTTCTCTGGCTACAACCTTTGGCACTAAATTCACCTCCCTTTTTTAC from Candidatus Cloacimonadota bacterium includes these protein-coding regions:
- the rpsU gene encoding 30S ribosomal protein S21, which translates into the protein MPKVVAREGESFQVTLRKFKKSCEKAGLLSDIKKNNYYEKPSVKRRRKEKEARRKALKLLRKQRRYNRF